From Bombus huntii isolate Logan2020A chromosome 4, iyBomHunt1.1, whole genome shotgun sequence, one genomic window encodes:
- the LOC126864827 gene encoding uncharacterized protein LOC126864827: MRRQSYSSNVNAASCGEPQIIVEESTLGEEEAEWRRNESPPRCMDPDSPSLNPYLLSPWREARKHSLPTPQCTSGITASQVRRLSERGGEGSGPSPREAAFLSTLSQAPAPQPGGRRHSVVTIARVPPTLFGRNRRESIAAFPLGGATRILPSRRDSESRISGPPSNSGSTHNLQLDIMDDIAEMKARKVRLKMYKTSTEQVCEIQPLEGNSSAQRYTQYPKRRFSEMPAPSVSPTSSLRRRVSELPRAVSASVSGAAGIVCSNTDLISILSSLASSATEINRCGEEASSSRDDSKSSWSGKTAEQKRNRLKSFRSNSFDVSILHGAKGKLSGSSKAAASTIMAPSNWFTKRHQPMSKKQKPEDLITASLSLKFDKSKVVKAVKETLGKTSPNSDVRHKVVWDDTSGTKVDAQVLGSAIEKILTAQRGNDTEASGSSGKPSVSPNKPRSGKVASWFSSTKDQEQTESCEPSICSSLKDLFVK, translated from the exons ATGAGAAGACAATCGTACAGCTCGAACGTGAATGCCGCAAGCTGTGGCGAGCCTCAGATCATCGTAGAGGAAAGCACATTGGGAGAAGAGGAAGCGGAATGGCGAAGGAACGAGTCGCCTCCGCGTTGCATGGACCCCGATTCGCCATCCTTAAATCCTTATCTATTGTCTCCCTGGAGAGAAGCAAGAAAGCACTCTCTACCGACTCCGCAATGTACTTCCGGGATAACCGCATCACAG GTGAGACGACTGAGCGAGCGTGGCGGAGAAGGATCAGGACCATCACCGAGGGAAGCTGCTTTCCTGTCCACTCTCTCTCAAGCACCAGCTCCTCAACCAGGTGGCCGAAGACATTCGGTTGTTACGATTGCCAGAGTGCCACCGACTCTGTTTGGCCGTAATCGTCGCGAATCAATCGCCGCTTTTCCTCTTGGAGGCGCGACCAGAATATTGCCGAGTCGTCGAGACTCAGAGTCTAGAATATCCGGACCACCGAGCAACAGTGGAAGCACGCACAATCTTCAGTTGGACATTATGGACGATATCGCAGAGATGAAAGCGAGGAAG GTACGCTTAAAGATGTACAAGACGTCGACGGAGCAAGTGTGCGAGATACAGCCGCTGGAAGGTAACAGCTCCGCTCAACGTTACACTCAATATCCGAAACGACGATTCTCTGAAATGCCTGCTCCGTCGGTTTCGCCGACGTCTTCTCTCCGAAGGCGCGTCTCGGAACTGCCAAGAGCCGTGAGTGCATCGGTTTCCGGTGCTGCGGGCATCGTCTGCTCCAATACGGATCTGATATCGATCCTAAGCTCGTTAGCGTCTTCCGCGACGGAAATTAACCGATGCGGCGAGGAAGCGTCGAGTTCGCGGGACGATAGCAAATCAAGCTGGTCCGGAAAAACGGCCGAACAGAAACGAAATCGATTGAAGAGCTTCCGTTCCAACAGCTTCGACGTGTCGATATTGCACGGAGCCAAGGGTAAGCTTAGCGGATCCTCGAAAGCTGCCGCTTCGACCATTATGGCACCGTCGAATTGGTTCACCAAGAGACACCAACCGATGTCGAAGAAACAGAAGCCGGAAGATTTAATAACGGCCAGCTTAAGCCTTAAATTCGATAAATCGAAGGTAGTGAAGGCGGTGAAGGAAACGTTGGGTAAAACGTCCCCTAACAGCGACGTCAGACACAAAGTCGTATGGGACGACACTAGTGGAACCAAAGTGGACGCTCAG GTATTGGGTAGCGCAATTGAGAAGATTTTAACGGCACAAAGGGGAAACGATACGGAGGCATCCGGATCGAGCGGAAAGCCCTCGGTATCTCCGAACAAACCAAGGTCAGGCAAAGTGGCAAGTTGGTTTTCAAGTACCAAGGACCAAGAGCAAACGGAATCCTGCGAACCGTCTATCTGTTCTTCCCTGAAGGACCTATTCGTCAAGTAG